TTCTACtcatcaaaaatattttaaaattaatcaagAAAGAACCAAATTTCACAATACGTGGAAAAATCACAATAAGAAACCCCATTTACAGTTGCCTAGCACAAATTTTGTTGATCATATTAAGGAGAAAAGAGTATTGCTTCTTACTTTTCAAATGCTAGAAGCCTTTTCCAAGCGACCCATTGCAGTTCTTCCTGCAGAAGAACTATGATAAGTAACATTCTTTCGATTAGAAGCATAACTAAACGGTTAAGGATACTGTTCAAATAATGAAGAGGTTACTAAATATCAAGAACATGCAGCAGCCAAATTAAGGATATATAGATAGTTAACCTTAAATCTGTAAACCCACTTGGTTACTGGCATAATATTTAGAGAAGGAAATATTTGAAGTATGGCTATAAATAATTGTATACTACTTTTTGGTGGTATTCTGTACAGATTAACGTAGGGATCCATCAGAGTATCTTAACAATATAAGATTTTTTTAGTGTCTTTCCccaacaccttaaggttttacACTTTTACTTGTTGGTAATAGCCACTAGTAATAACGAATGTCTATAGTTAGAGCCCAGATATCCTCAATATTCTCAGGAAATTAAAATGAATCTCTACATTTGAGGATTACCCCAAAAGATGGACTCCTAAATGATCCACTTTTCAGTATCTTATGAGTGCTGGTAACTTAAAAAAACTAGCTTAGATACAAAAATACAAAAAGCTAAAATTTGCTTAGATACAAAAAGCTAAGATTTGCCTTGTTAGCACCAGATGGCGGAACAGCAAGCATATTCCAATCGATTTCATCGACATACTTCTTCCTCTCTCTGTACACTGCTCTTGCACTGTTATATTTTGGTTGATATTCCGATAGCAATCCTTTTGCCTGCATTGCATAATTTACAAAAAAGAATTATATTCCAGCACAACTCTAATTTGATGTATATACAACACCAAGATTCATATTGAAAACTTCACAATGCTAACCAAcaaattgtacaaatatatattatacaaaGATTCATATTCCAATTTCCGACCCCACTAGAGATATAAACGACAAATGTCCCAAGCTACTCAAGATACAGATTGCATAAATATATCATACAAGCAACACATTTTGACTATGAACAAGAGTACAAAATCAGCTTCATGTTATGTATAGACATAAAAAAGAATACCAGTTGACGGCTGACAGTATTTTCAAAATTTTCGTAGTCTCTCCAGAGCTGTTCAACATGGTGAGTAGGTGTAACAATAGCTTTTTGATACACTTTTCGCACAGCAATCATTCGCTGTGACTCTTCTTGTGCACTATGAGCCTGCCACAACATTATTAGAAATGCTCAAGAAGAATAAAAGACGTAAAATGAAATCAACCAACTGGAATAGGATTCAAAAAAGAGTTATACTGACAGGCAATGACTTCAAAAAGGTAATATATTCAATCCACACAGGTCCAGCTGCAATGTCTTCACCTGTTAGACCATGCCAGGGATTAATAAACGGAAGGAGAAAAAATATAGTTGACATGAGAACAGTCGTTTCACATACACTAATTCAATCACTTTATTACATCAAATAGGGCCTAATTTATAATTTCAAATCACTAATCCTCTGAGATAGGTATCATTTCTCTACTTCAGATCTACCGAAAACAGCAAGTCACATGTTCCATGCAATTCTGCTTAGTATTCAGTTAACAATAAGTGGTACTTATGTAAAAACAATAAACACTGAGGCAAGTTAGAGAAGGAAAACACTACCAACACAATTGAGCATGAAATCATAAGCTTTCCTGGTCTCTTCCTGACCCTCTATCCCCTTCTTATCATTTGCTTTCCTGATGAAACGTATATAACACCGCCTACAATACCAATAGTTTTACGCAATGAGAATTATGTAAATCATATTTTCTGATATAATGTAATAGAAAAAGACTCCTCAGTCCTCATACTGTGAACCATCACCAATTTGTTTTCCTAGTATTCAAAGGAAACCGTTCATGGGAACCTTCCACAATCAGTTTAcgtaataatatatattataatgctGGGACAGGTTTACATTCCTTTAGCTTTTTGTAGATATACCAAAGAGAGATTTGGAGACAGTCCAACAGGCATCGGCTGAAAAGTTGCTTTACTGCATCATCGTTATTTTCAACCATGTGTGCTTCCACATATTGTTTCCAGAACTTTGCCTGCGGTTAAATGTATTATAAATCATGTCTATTAAATTAAGTAAAAGTACTAACGTTCAAGCAcgtcaaaaataaatatttatattaaaagaGCCGGTGCTCAAACTTCCTGATTTTGGACAGCCATATGAGGTACATACTGATGCTCATGTATCtatatgaaaaattattatttaatgtataattagaCCTTGGTATCTACTCTACTTAAttattatttcaattattttgaattgttttattatGTTATAATAATTATAAGCAAAACTTAAAGTTTTACATACATGAGAAGAATACTATATAGtctatttttattaatatattttatgtATACGATTATTATATTAAAAGTTAACAATGTACTATATATTCCAGGGGGGCTGGCAGTCACCATAGGATGCATCTAGTAAATCGAAGTTGTAATTTTCAACTCTTCTAAGCCCAGGGACTAATTCATTCCAATCTCAAAACAGGTTATTCATTCCTAAAATGGATCTTGAAAGATAGTTAAAATGTTGAGATGAATAATAAAACGTGTATCTAAaagataaaataaaaaaattggaGCCTCATTTATCAATAAGAACAAGAGCATGTCAAGTTATTAAGCACAGTTTACAAATGACCATTTACTACTGTTAAGAAATAATTGTAGCGTTTCCTTATAGAGGTGAACACAAAAAGTATGATCAAAAGCTCACCGCTGTTGGATAAGTAAGTAAAAGTTGCTCATACATAGGCACTGCTGCAGAAACTGGTAAATGCTGGAGAAACAAATTGAAATAGTTACAATATATTAATTACatgtattaaaaattaaaaaccaTAATATTAGATAGTACATACCAATGCCTCATTGGCAAGCTTTTCGGCAGCCTCGACATTATATTTATCAGACATTGACTGTGAAGCTTGTAATCAACctgcaaaataaaataaaacaaataactATTATACATAATCACGCATATAGGCCAATCTTTATTCTTGACTGCGGGTTTAATTATAATGGTAAGGAGAGTACACCACCACAATCCATACCATAAAAAGAAGAATGATGTGGAGCAAAAAATTAAAagattaaatttatttatttaaagtTAATTATATAATAAACTTTAGTCACACAAGATTAAATAGTAATTTTTCAAACAAAAATATAAGTAAGAGCGATAAAGCAATTATAAAGCAGCTATTTCCATTACTTAATTATAGTAGCAATTAGCATATAGAATCACATGTTATTAAAGTTGTATAATTAATTTTGGGGGTTTCCTAGTATATCCTATACTAAGGCATAGACAAGACTTTTTCATTAATTTCAGGTTCCGATCGATTATTGGAATCCTTCTTTTGTAGCGCATTACAATCCTTGAGGTAGAATCACGCAAGACTATCTTTTAACTAATTTACTTCAAAATCACAGTGTTCGCATAACAAAACACCCAAACCTGAATCCAATCCCCGAGTCTTCTTACAAGCCAAAAACTTAGTCGATATAAAGAAATGTAAAATCAAGTATATAAACCTAAAATAACACAAAAACGATAGAACCACAGACAACACCACTCAACAGTACTCTTCAACCAAATCCTAACGCCAGCAAAACCCAAAAGACAATAACAAAACGCTTAAAAATTACAACTTTGACTCATACTCAATGTACATTCTTCTAATACTaaacaatcttccccaatttcacgacataattcaaaattaaaaatcTGTTTTTGTAATTTCAACGGCAATATTACAATACATACATAAACAcaaaaacacacacatatatattgaattagaattaaaaagattaagagagagagagagagagagagagagagagagatttaaTTGAATAATGAGgaattaaaattgaaaaaatcAACACTCACCTGCAGCAGAGTTGATTGATTACCCGCCAAAAAACAAACCCTAACTCAAATTGATTGATTGATGAATTAAGCTCATTATAAACCctaacctctctctctctctcaatttctctccaatctctctctctctctcaatttctctccaatctctctctctctcaatttctctctaatctctctctctctctctctctcgctctctctgcTTACTTTTGATGCTGTTCTTGAAATTGTAGTTTTTGCGCTCTGTACTTGTAACAGTGTAGTTTTTTGTGTTTATATAAGTTGTTTATTACAGTTCggtttttttaaataaaatatttatcataaataggataaataataaataacataAACTGTATTTAATAATTAAACTTTTTGTAAAGATTTTTTTAAGCCAGACTTTTTTTCTAATATTCGTGATAATAATATATTTCTTTTTGTGTTTTGTGAAATTTGCAAAAAGTAATTACTATTTTAATTTCGCTTGTAAACAATTTTCGTATTAATTTTTAttcttaaaaaatataaataaattaaatttttaaattttgtatTGAGTTTTCAATTTCGTTTAGGATATAAGAAGCATATTGAAAATTGAAAATTGAAATTCTATTCGGACTAGGAGACAATTTTCATTACCAGCTTCagttaattttatatatattgaGCCTATACATGCTTCTATGTTTTTACACAAAAAATTGTTGTTCATTCATCAGTGATCACCATGATTAATATTACTAATGATGATATTGGTATGTGGACTAACATGGAGGACGAAATCTTGATGGTAGCAGTCATGAAGTTCGGTGAAAATCAGTGGCCTCGAATATCGAATCTCCTGTCGTCTAATTTTTTCCGAAAATCAACCTTGCAGTGCAAGGCAAGATGGTTTGAGTGGCTGCAACCGAGGATTAAGAAGACTGAGTGGACTAGACAAGAAGATGAGATGTTGGTGCATGCTGTTAAGGTCAATCCGGGGCAATGGAGGACGCTTGCAGGAGGCGTTGTGGGGCGTACTGCATCCGAGTGCATTGAGCGTTACCAGAGACTTCTTGATGCAGCTTCTGGTGTGGATGATGATGTGCAAAAGTTGTGTCGTAGAGAGGGAGATGGTGATCGGGAGTTGAGGCGTGCTCGTTCTGATCGTGTTGATATGGAGGCGAACGAAGCACAGATGATTTCAGAAGCAAGGGCTCGGTTGAGTAATGCTATGGGAAATAAGGGGATTAGAAAAGTTATGGAGAAACAGCTTGAAGAGAGCAGAAATCAACTTCTTGACTTGATAGAGAACACAAGGATTAGGAACCAGTGTTCAGTTATGTGATCTCATTCACAGTTTAACTGAACCGACAATTTTTCCTTAAGGTTTTAGTACGACGGGTTACTTAACATCTTTATCTTCAAATTTAACCAAAACTTTGCATTTACGAGCTTCGGTAGAATCTCTAGTTGGATAATCACATATACAAGTTCGGTGTTATAAAGCCTATCAATTTCAGTTATCTAATTTATatgtttttgttgattttatAGCATGCTCGAAAACACCAGCCTTTAGTTAGTATAATCctcttattcttgatgattcgtTATCTTTGAAGCGACGTAGAAGTCTGAAATCTTAAGCGCCTTAAGCGCCGAAATCTTGAACTCTCGCAAATAGACAATAACTGAAGTAGTGCAccaattttttataaatttttaaacttttaaacTCTCGAATTTTTGAACTCCCGTAATTGAATAAAAACTGAACTACTGCGACAACTCTTTGTTAACGAATACCAACTCTTTGTTGATTAATATTGTGATTTACTGTTCAACTATTTCTTCATAAGCAGAGCTGTGGTGTTGGTATAATAGTTTAAGATTTCTTTTATTAATCTGGTATAACTAATCACTTCTGGGAGCTGAATATGTGCATGGTATCATCTTCGATAACGTAAGAAGTATAAGTGGTTGATAACGAGATTTTAAAGACTTATCACCCTAAATTATAGTTTCGATTCAagtaaatatttaaatttaagtAGGGGTCGTAATAATGAATAATAATGAAAAAGTTAATTCTTATCGATTTAAGGCAGGCATTTTGATCCTTGTTCTGCGTGACGGAGCTGCCGGAGAAGCATACAACTTTCATTGCAATGAGGTTAACGCAGAGCGGTCAATTTATTCGTTTCGTGTATTTTCGTGTCATGTATTTATGAACTTCGTATCATGAATATATAATTCAAACCCTAATTGTTAATAATTTGTTTCTTCTCGTATTCGTATACCTTCATTTCGTGTTGTGTTTTgtgtaatttaaaattaataataaaaattatatatatatatatattaaatttttattagtCGAGTAAGTCAATAACTCATGAATACccaaaatttaaatttgaatctaTTTTGTATCTATTTTTTGTAAATATTATGTGTAAAATATGATtgtcagatatatatatattcatgtaATATTGATaaatctatttaaatatttatttaattcgTGTACATTCTTTTCGTGTCGTGTATCCGAGGGTAAACCCAAAACCGACGCTAAATTCATCCGTctactttcgtgttcgtgtaccaaaaatGTCAATTTAAAACCATAATTTTCGTGTCGTTTTCGTGTCGTGTTACCGTGTACAAGATTGTCGGCTCTAGGATAATTTGATGTCaatatattttgaaaattttaaattaatttgaaTGAAAATACTACAAGTGGGCCCTGGCAGTGACTACTTATAAACAAGGCAAGAAGATAAGATAAATGAAGaataaattaaagaaaataaaaaagaatctTTGAAAGGTAAGAGTGACCCCACTTATTTACGGAAGGGCAGAAAGCATCGCCGTTGCTTATGCGGCGAATTGATTCCCACCATTACCGCTACTTCTTtcgtactccctccgtccctgAAAACGTTTCCTATTTATGTTGGACACGTTTATCAATgtacacttttgattgttaatatctttgaATTCGTATTactattaaatataaaaattttactGTATTAAAGTACAGATAAATACGAATTTAACGAAATcactatgtttgatattatagattagacgtaaattagtagtcaatcgcttatcgtgaacagtaccgaaagtcaaaagaggaagaacaaaatgggacggagggagtatcatTTATTTATCCTTGTCGGTTTAATTTATGTTCCAAAATTTTaagttattaaattttattttgttttaaattacataaagattaatatataaatattcaaGTAGTTATTTGCATGTATGTGTATGTACCTAAATTATACTCCTTACGTCCATATAAattgatttaattttgatttttgaaCTAATCAAAATAATGCAGTTTCATTGGGACGAAGTGAATACATAAATTACgattaataatttaaaaataatatttctgAAATAATGTGACACAAAGTGATTAAGTTTATTTGGTGAGCACATATATTCACACACGAAATTCGGGTCGAATTTTGAACCGAACATTATTTGATCCGAGTTTAATCGAGCCGAGCTATTCATATAACCAATCGAGCCTAAACATTTATCCGAACTCGACTCGTTTATTTTCACAAATCGAGTTGAGCTGACTCATTTAACTAAACGAGTCAGTTTTGACGAGTCGGATCGTCCGATTCATTTAATTTAACACATAATCGAGTCCAGACCTTTAGACCATCACGAGATAACTAAACAAGCCGATTTCAAGTAAAGCTTTCGCCTAAATTAATTAAATGAGCCGAATCGACTCGACTCATAAAATTAAACGAGTTGCGAAATTCTATAACATTTTACTTGAAAGTAATTCTTGGAAGGTGCTAGGCATTTTCTTAAGCATTTCCACCCATCAATTTGAAGTTAGTTGAAGACTTGAAGCTAGATGAAGGACTTAAATATATTCCAAATGACAAAAGGATCCCTTTAAAAGGCCAACAAATACACACAAGAAAGATTCCATCTTGTACCAACACAAAACAATTGGTTCAATGGTCACATAAAAATGCCCATGAATAATATAAAAATGTAGTTGTCAATCACGTGGGAGATTCTTTTGTGTGGAGTGAAATGGATGATATGTTTGTATATTTTCCCAAGCCATTCACTTTGGTATCTATTCTTTTTCCTTGTATTTTTTTAATGTTCGGATCCAATCAATTTGGTTCATGTACCTCTAAAAACAAAACTTTCAATGATTCACTGACAAGTGAATCTTGTATAGATCTTGTGAGTTCTCTGTTTAATTGTATTTATCTTTCACATTTCCTATTTTTACTCTTTTTTTGAACCTATTTGAATTAgtactaatttattttattaaaatagtttGAACCTTAAAGCAAGTCCAACAGTCTAagttatttataaatattataaaatattaactattagtgatttaagacatgattttgaatttGAACTTCAATAATGATCCTTATATTCATTccttattattataataataataaatttgaatgAGGTATGAAAGGAAGAGAGAGAAAGTAActaaaaaaagagagagaaatcaattttttattgataaaaatgaaATAAGAGATGACCTATGGTTTCTGCAAGATAAGACATGAGAGCATCTCCAATTACTTCTTAGTTCATTccctaaatttaaaataaaatattggATCTAGTAATTTAATACATCAATAATTATTCTCAATTCCAAAAATATTCCCTATATTCATTACTTATAcactattttatcattaaaagTAACATTATCACATAAAGGGAAGAAAGAGAAAGTGTATCTTTCAAAtgtatattataaaataaaagttagaagATGAGATAAATTAGCTAAAAtaaagaattggaagaagatctTAGTGGATCTTAGTGATTTAAGGAATCAATAGGATACTGTTAGAGTAGTATTTTTTTCCATATTCTTTATATTAGACTTTAAGATTCCAAATATTTAAGTTATTGTAGTTGCTCTGAAAGAGAGGTGTCTTAATGATATAAGGAACCACTGAGACAATGTTGGAGTgcaattttttataatatttctTATATTTGGAGTTAAGAACATGTTTAAGGAATATAAGGTGACAATTTCATTTGTGCTCCCTGgatttttattatatattttttttattaaattagtGAATTTTGCATCTTGGCATGTCAATCGTTGAAGGATTTTTCGAAACAAATATATTAAAAATGATATaagaaaatataatattttttattacgTAACAAAATTGCATTGAAAATGCTCTTACTCCTGCAAATTATTGGATGCTTTGAAATTGTCGTTTACGGGGGCATGACTGTGCATATTGTCACCTGCCTCAACTAATTTTATCCAATTCCAGCTATAAAAAGGACATTTCTTCAACTTTATTTAATTTGTGATCGAGTCCGAACACGCGTCTCTAATATTCTGTGTCTGCGGGATCACCAGGGAATTGTTGACAATATTCTCTTGAAAAACTTTGAAGATTCGTTCCGCAAACAAAATATAGAGGTAGGGGTGGACTATGGGTTGACGAAACCGATCAAACTGACCATATTTTCGGTCGATTAAACCGAACCGTTATAACCAGATATTAAGTTGGGTTAAAAATACGTCAACCCGATTTTGATGGGTTGGATATGAGTTTTAAGTTATTTTTAACCAACCCAATCTAACTCAACCAGATTTTCTAATTTATTCATATAAATATATAGTATATACATTTCTATTTTATACATGTGGTATCACTATGCTGACAAATTAGCTaatatttacttggtttatttgaCTAACAAGTATTTATTAATCAAAGTATTATGCATTGCTTTCATGCTAACATTTTCAGTGCATTTGATGTGCATGTAATTTGGCCAATCCTGTATAAACATCCATATTCATTTATTTGCTTGCACTATTTTGACAAACttcatttattattgttaatatAACAGCTAAGACATTGTCTACTGTAACTGCTGAACTTTTAAAAACCCGTTCAACCCAACCCAAATCGAACCAACCCGACATACAAGGGTAGGGTTGggttgtgtttttattttttatggGTCGGGTTAATAATTTTCAAACCAATTTAATTGGGTCGGCTTCTTAAAATGTCTCCAACCCGACCCATGTGCACCCCTACACAGAGGGGACCTTCTAATTAATAATTCTGCATGAATATTGATTTATAATATATTTTCGTTTCcgaaatataaataaatttaagaagggtatatttaattaaaagaattcaaaaaaatcatttaaaatctgATGACATTCAATAGGATTGAAATAAGTACTTTTAAAATTTGGGGGTATTCCATTTAGATTTTAAAAACACTATTAAAATCTTGTaatattcaatttggattttaaaaatttcattaAAATCTCGTGATATTCAAAAATCCATGGATTTTATTGTATTTTATAAATTGTAGATTTTGATGAATTTGCTAGTATATTTTATGTTTTTAGAAATTTTAACAAAATCCAaaagattttgatggatttgtaAAAATCACTACACTATACGAGATTTATTCAACAATTGCGCTAAAATTCGTGTACAATTAAAACCAATTAAAATCAGCAACAATCATTCAAAATAAATGGATTATTATAAATCCTCTAAAATATGAATAAATCCTCTAATATCTGAATTGATAAATTTCATATTAACAATTTAAATAATTTGTTAAAATTGATATGTATCAGAGATTACTAATTTATGAAGTTTTAAATGTATTAGAATTATGTTTTGAGAAGATTACTATAAACAACTTGTTTGGAATGAAAGGTTTTGCTAATTGTGCAAGTGAAGAAGCGGAATTTTAgttcatattttattaatttatagttattagtttttttattttaggAAGTAGTATgggaaatattaaaaatttaggGAAAAATATTGTCAAAAAAAGCTAGGGACGAATGACTTCCGTGTCATTATTATCGCTCTTGGTATCGAGAATTGGTGTCAAATACTTCATCctccctttcaattgtttacattttttagagagtgttcgacacgcattttaaggtgcatataaagtatagttatgtaatttttttttagaattttatttttctaaataaaaattaaaacattcaacttttattcagaaaaagaaatttgtaaaaataagttatataactatactttttatgcaccttaaaatgcgtgctGGACACTTTCTCAGAAATGTAAACTATTCaaagggactgagggagtataaAATATGAAATAAGAGAGATAAAATGTTAAAGACAACGAGGGACTCAGCGAGTTAGAGCATCTGTAATAGGCTTTTTATTTGAATTCAATAAGTCAAAAAATTATAGTAATAAAATAATCCCTCTACtcttattttattattttgtaactaaaaaaatatacttttatttataaaatgagaGATAAGGAGTGAATTTAAATATTGTTGTTGAAAATGAACCTATATTATCTTACTCatagatatttttttatattgtTTAAAAATAGTGGCTTAAAAGTATGTTAGAGCATCTCCAATTAATTTCTCATCTCTActctatatataatatataatattgaCTTCTAGCGACTTAATATGTGTTTTTTTTTCTAACAATACTCTTTATATTTACTGATAattgttttgttttattaaatgtaagttgaatttatattaaaataaaagatAGTGGGGAGAGAAATAGATTATTTTAAtgaatatataataaaatattgtATAGAGCAAATCCAACATCAATTTAAATAATTTGACATAAACTTGCAGCTGAAACATTGTCTTAATAGCTTTTTATACCATTAGTATATTTTTTTCCTACCTTAAAGATGAAGATAAAGAACATATAGGCGGtctttaaatcatttttatcaataTAGAAATCATTTTACACTCTTCTTTTTACTACTTCTCTCTTTTTTTCTTCCATATTCTTtcaaatttataataataataaggaacgAGTAAAATGATCATTGTTGGAGTAAAAATAATAAGGAACGAGTATGAAGTTTGTTTCACGATCAAGATGTTTGAGTCATTTTGAAAATTCGTATCTTTTAAAATCGTGAGAGACATGTTGACTTGGGTGCATTCAAGAGATGGCAAGTAGATCGTAAAAATCATGATGTTA
This sequence is a window from Apium graveolens cultivar Ventura chromosome 9, ASM990537v1, whole genome shotgun sequence. Protein-coding genes within it:
- the LOC141687236 gene encoding cell division cycle 5-like protein, yielding MINITNDDIGMWTNMEDEILMVAVMKFGENQWPRISNLLSSNFFRKSTLQCKARWFEWLQPRIKKTEWTRQEDEMLVHAVKVNPGQWRTLAGGVVGRTASECIERYQRLLDAASGVDDDVQKLCRREGDGDRELRRARSDRVDMEANEAQMISEARARLSNAMGNKGIRKVMEKQLEESRNQLLDLIENTRIRNQCSVM